The Stieleria sp. JC731 genome has a segment encoding these proteins:
- a CDS encoding polyketide synthase translates to MLDPKVQSLLDSLRRRIRRYVVWDSLLAMTAIVLIAFWVGLLIDYLPVTLGGDEMPRSARSILLAGVGLTVLLVMTRMLLSRLMRPLPDDSLALLVERHHKSLRGRLITAVQLSQPGRSCDAHSNDLLGLVREEAAAEIDRVDPGRVFRSEPLIHKSLVVVPLLLLMLAFAVYSPSAFARAAGRLTLFSDAKWPRRANLEMVGIDLPVISAAASASEDLDRIEFDNGTVRLPVGSNPTLRIRANTADFEVPSVCTLYYQTDSGTRGQSNFRRVGRERDGFQSFVLDGPPLSNLGESFTFSILGLDDRLSDFRVEAVTPPAITEMKVRVRYPDYLRQSSSTGGEGDFDFETDYQAGLRISEGSDVVFEGTTSVPIGEANASLEFQGQEHSADSIEVAADGLSFKLKLNDFRDPTAVRVVPVDSEGISAQAPFRYFVGAIVDEPPSIDLSLQGIQTAVTPIALLPIECIVKDDYGIFSINTLVASSDPGTQPDSEGTDNEGAIQPERQPLTVAMNPDRDGKANIEVDLRELTNSQTIPALQPGGSISVYAEAKDGFNLEGEHLTTSEIFRLQVVTPEELLTLLERRELGLRTRLEQTVTETQGLRDQLAKFKADGFEVAESSDNEDEPTEDSDSNSTNSEQSRNRAIQILRLRVQQSSLQASKTAQEIVGIAESLDDLLQEMVNNRIDSKDRQERLGSGVRDPLRAVVDGSMKDLIATINAIELTVEDPQSATDNTEKSIAVADEVLLELTAVLEKMLDLESYNELLDLVRGLIQDQEALQEETKKERKNAIKSLFD, encoded by the coding sequence ATGCTCGACCCCAAAGTTCAATCGCTACTCGACTCACTACGCCGGCGGATCCGTCGCTATGTGGTTTGGGATTCGTTGTTGGCGATGACGGCGATTGTCCTGATTGCCTTTTGGGTAGGCCTACTGATCGACTACTTGCCGGTAACACTTGGCGGCGACGAAATGCCTCGGTCCGCGCGAAGTATCTTACTCGCCGGTGTCGGGTTGACAGTGCTTTTGGTGATGACCCGAATGCTGCTGTCTCGATTGATGCGTCCCTTGCCGGACGACAGTTTGGCCTTGCTCGTTGAACGTCATCACAAGTCGCTCCGCGGACGACTCATCACCGCAGTTCAGCTTTCTCAACCGGGGCGATCATGCGATGCACACTCAAACGATCTGCTGGGATTGGTTCGTGAAGAAGCAGCAGCGGAAATCGATCGCGTCGATCCGGGGCGAGTCTTTCGATCCGAACCTCTGATCCACAAATCACTGGTCGTCGTTCCGTTACTGCTGCTGATGTTGGCCTTTGCCGTCTATAGCCCATCGGCGTTCGCACGAGCCGCCGGTCGGTTAACGTTGTTCTCGGACGCAAAATGGCCACGGCGTGCAAATCTAGAAATGGTCGGGATCGATCTACCCGTCATTTCCGCTGCCGCATCGGCCAGTGAAGACCTTGACCGAATCGAATTCGACAACGGTACGGTGCGTCTGCCAGTCGGCAGCAATCCAACACTTCGAATTCGTGCAAACACAGCTGACTTCGAAGTCCCCAGTGTTTGCACGTTGTACTATCAGACCGATAGCGGAACCCGTGGACAATCAAACTTTCGCCGTGTCGGCCGTGAACGCGACGGGTTCCAATCGTTTGTCCTTGATGGGCCACCGCTAAGCAACCTTGGTGAATCGTTCACATTTTCGATCCTGGGTTTAGACGACCGGCTAAGCGACTTCCGTGTCGAAGCGGTCACACCTCCGGCGATTACGGAAATGAAAGTCCGTGTCCGCTATCCAGACTACCTGCGGCAATCGTCGTCAACGGGCGGCGAAGGCGACTTTGATTTCGAAACGGATTATCAAGCCGGGTTGCGAATCAGTGAAGGTAGTGATGTCGTATTCGAAGGAACGACCAGTGTTCCCATCGGTGAAGCAAACGCGTCACTGGAGTTTCAAGGGCAAGAACACTCCGCAGACTCAATCGAAGTTGCCGCAGACGGATTGTCCTTCAAATTGAAACTAAATGACTTCCGTGACCCAACCGCGGTCCGTGTCGTTCCGGTCGATAGCGAGGGCATCAGTGCTCAAGCACCATTTCGATACTTCGTCGGTGCGATTGTCGACGAACCACCGAGTATCGATCTCAGCCTTCAAGGGATTCAAACGGCAGTGACGCCAATCGCGTTGCTACCGATCGAATGCATCGTCAAAGATGACTACGGAATTTTCTCGATCAATACGCTGGTGGCAAGCAGCGACCCCGGAACGCAGCCGGATAGCGAAGGTACGGATAATGAAGGTGCAATCCAGCCGGAACGGCAACCTTTGACCGTCGCGATGAATCCCGATCGTGATGGCAAAGCTAACATCGAAGTCGATTTGCGAGAGCTGACAAATTCGCAAACGATCCCAGCCCTTCAGCCAGGCGGATCAATCAGTGTTTACGCAGAAGCCAAAGATGGTTTCAATCTAGAAGGCGAGCACCTGACAACAAGCGAAATTTTCCGCCTTCAAGTCGTCACTCCCGAAGAATTGCTTACATTGCTCGAGCGGAGAGAACTCGGACTACGAACCCGGCTCGAACAAACCGTCACTGAAACACAAGGTCTGCGCGATCAACTTGCGAAGTTCAAAGCCGATGGCTTCGAAGTGGCCGAAAGCTCAGACAATGAAGACGAACCCACCGAAGACTCTGATTCAAACTCCACGAATAGCGAACAAAGCCGAAACCGAGCGATCCAAATCCTGCGGCTTCGGGTTCAGCAAAGTAGCCTCCAGGCTAGCAAAACCGCACAAGAAATAGTTGGTATTGCCGAGTCGCTTGATGACCTTCTGCAAGAGATGGTCAACAATCGAATCGACTCCAAGGACCGCCAAGAGCGGCTTGGGAGCGGGGTCCGAGATCCCTTGCGAGCCGTTGTCGACGGTTCGATGAAAGATTTAATCGCAACGATCAACGCGATCGAGTTAACTGTGGAAGATCCGCAATCCGCGACGGACAACACGGAAAAATCGATCGCGGTGGCCGATGAAGTTCTGCTCGAATTGACGGCCGTCTTGGAAAAGATGCTGGATTTAGAGAGCTATAATGAACTTTTGGACTTGGTTCGTGGTTTAATCCAAGACCAAGAGGCCTTGCAGGAAGAAACGAAGAAAGAACGCAAGAACGCGATCAAGAGTCTGTTTGACTAA